CCAGTTTGTTGATCTGTGCAGTCAGGTTTGACTTATGACGTGCAGCTTTGTTTTTGTGGATCAGACCTTTAGCAGCCTGACGGTCCACGAGCGGTTGCATTTCGTTGAATGCGTTCTGCGCAGCAGCTTTGTCGCCTGTTGCGATAGCCGCGTATACTTTCTTGATGAAAGTACGCATCATAGAACGGTTGCTCGCGTTTTGCTTGCGACGTTTCTCAGATGTTACGGCGCGTTTCTTAGCTGATTTGATATTAGCCAAGGTCCAACTCCCAAATGTGTTCTATATGGACAAATCAAAGGCCGAGGACTATGCCTTTTGTGCCTTCTTTTGTCAATGGATTTGTGCAAATAAGCGTCGTTTTACAAACGACACCCGGTTACGTAATTGATGGCGCAAGATTCTACCAGCATCACCTCGTTGAATACAGTATTTCGCAATAAAATTCTCAAGATCGCACCTAAGCCCCTGCTTGCACGCGGAATAAGCTGTCGCAGACGCAGGAAAGGCACGTATACGGGTTAACCTGAACGCTATTCAAGGGTATAATCCGCCGATTTCCACCGGTTTGAGTCAGCCATGAAGTTTATCCGCGGTATTTACAATCTCAATGAGCAGCATCGCGGCTGCGTCCTGACCATTGGTAATTTTGACGGTTTCCATCGCGGCCATCAGGCATTGATGGCAGAGCTGATTGAAGAGGGCCGTAAGCGCCAGTTGCCGGTGATAGTGATGCTGTTTGAACCACAGCCGCTGGAGCTGTTTGCCGGTGATAAAGCGCCGGCACGCCTGACGCGTCTGCGTGAAAAGCTGAAGTATTTACAGCAGGCAGGTGTGGATGAGGTGTTATGTGTCCGCTTCGATCGCCGCTTCGCTGCCCATTCGGCACAAAGCTTTATCGCTGAACTGCTGGTGGAAAAGCTGAACGTCAAATTCCTCGCAGTCGGCGATGATTTCCGCTTTGGTGCTGGTCGCCAGGGCGATTTCCTGTTATTACAGAAAGCCGGTACGGAATATGGCTTTGATGTCATCAGCACCCAGACTTTTTGTGATGGTGTTGGTATACGCATCAGCAGTACCGCGGTGCGGCAGGCGTTGGCGCAGGATGACTTTGCTCAGGCGCAGGCATTGCTGGGCCATCCCTTCAGCATTTCAGGCCGCGTGGTGCACGGTGATGCACTGGGGCGCACCATTGGTTTTCCCACCGCAAATATCCCTTTACGCCGCACGGTAACGCCGGTGAAAGGCGTATTTGCGGTTGAAGTACTGGGCCTGGGTGACGAACCTATCCCTGGCGTTGCCAACATTGGTACGCGCCCGACGGTAAAAGGTCTGCGTCAGCAGCTTGAAGTTCACCTGCTCGACACAAATATGAATCTTTATGGGCGTCACATTGAAGTGGTGCTGAGGCATAAGATTCGCAGCGAACAGCGTTTCGCCTCGCTGGATGCCCTGAAAGAACAAATAGCGAAAGATGTGGTGACGGCCCGACATTTTTTTGGGCTAAAAACACCGGTTTAATGACCGAAATACGGAACCGAGAATCTGATGAGTGACTATAAATCTACCCTGAATTTGCCGGAAACGGGGTTCCCGATGCGTGGCGATCTGGCTAAACGCGAACCGGGAATGCTGCAACGTTGGTATGATGACAACCTGTACGGCATCATCCGCGAAGCCAAAAAAGGGAAAAAAACCTTTATTCTGCATGATGGCCCTCCCTACGCGAACGGCAGCATTCATATTGGTCACTCCGTTAACAAGATTCTGAAAGACATTATCGTTAAGTCGAAAGGCATGGCGGGCTTTGATTCGCCTTATGTACCGGGCTGGGACTGCCACGGTCTGCCGATCGAACACAAAGTTGAGCAAATGATTGGTAAGCCGGGCGAGAAAGTCAGCGCGGCGGAATTCCGTGAAGCCTGCCGTAAATACGCGGCGGAGCAGGTGGAAGGGCAGAAAAAAGACTTTATCCGTCTTGGTGTGCTGGGTGACTGGGATCATCCGTACCTGACCATGAACTTCCAGACTGAAGCTAACATCATCCGTGCACTGGGCAAAATCATCGGCAATGGTCACCTGCATAAAGGCGCGAAGCCGGTGCACTGGTGTCTGGATTGCCGCTCGGCGCTGGCTGAAGCGGAAGTCGAATACTACGACAAAACTTCTCCGTCTATCGACGTGATGTTCAACGCGCTGGATGCTGATGCGGTGCGTGCCAAATTTGGCGTCACAGCGTCTGAAGGCCCGGTTTCTCTGGTTATCTGGACCACCACCCCGTGGACCATGCCAGCCAACCGCGGTATCTCTCTGCATCCGGAATTTGAATACCAACTGGTGCAAATCGAAGGCCGTAGCCTGATCCTCGCCAAAGACCTGGTAGAAAGCGTGATGAAGCGCGCCGGTATCAGCGAGTGGCGTGTGCTGGGTGAGTGCAAAGGCGCGGCGCTGGAGCTGCAACTGTTCCAGCATCCTTTCCTGGAGAACATCCAGTCGAAAGTGGTGCTGGGTGAGCACGTCACCCTCGAAGCCGGTACCGGTGCGGTGCATACCGCTCCGGGTCACGGTCCTGATGACTACGTGATTGGTCAGAAATACGGCCTGGAAACCGCTAACCCGGTTGGACCGGATGGCGCGTATCTGCCGGGTACCTACCCGACGCTGGACGGCGTTAACGTATTTAAAGCCAACGACATGATCGTTGAGCTGCTGAAGGAAAAAGGCGCGCTGTTGCATGTGGAAAAACTGCTGCACAGCTATCCGCACTGCTGGCGTCATAAAACGCCGATCATCTTCCGTGCGACGCCGCAGTGGTTTATCAGCATGGATCAGAAAGGCCTGCGTGCGCAGTCGCTGAAAGAGATCAAAGGCGTGCAGTGGATCCCGGACTGGGGCCAGGCGCGTATCGAAGCGATGGTGGCCAACCGTCCGGACTGGTGTATCTCCCGTCAGCGCACCTGGGGTGTGCCGATGGCGTTGTTCGTCCATAACGAGACCGAACAGCTGCACCCGGATACGCTGGAGCTGATGGAGAAAGTGGCACAGCGTGTGGAGCAGGATGGCATTCAGGCGTGGTGGGATCTCGATCCGCGCGATCTGATGGGCGACGACGCTGACAACTACACCAAGGTGCCGGATACGCTGGATGTGTGGTTCGATTCAGGATCAACCAGCTATGCCGTGGTTGACGCCCGCCCGGAATTTGAAGGCCATAGCCCGGATATGTATCTGGAAGGCTCGGATCAGCATCGCGGCTGGTTTATGTCTTCACTGATGATTTCTACCGCGATGAAAGGCAAAGCGCCGTACCGCCAGGTACTGACGCACGGTTTTACCGTGGATGGTCAGGGCCGCAAAATGTCGAAATCCATCGGCAACACCGTCGCGCCGCAGGATGTGATGGACAAGCTGGGCGCAGACATTTTGCGCCTGTGGGTCGCTTCAACCGATTACTCCGGTGAAATGGCGGTCTCTGATGAGATCCTGAAACGTTCAGCGGATGCCTATCGTCGTATCCGTAACACTGCGCGTTTCCTGCTGGCTAACCTGAGCGGCTTCAATCCGGCGACCGATAAAGTCAGCCCGGAAGAGATGGTGGTGCTGGATCGCTGGGCCGTAGGCCGTGCACAGGCGGCACAGGCGGATATCGTGGAATCCTACGCTAACTACGATTTCCATGAAGTTATCCAGCGTCTGATGCAGTTCTGCTCGATTGAGATGGGGTCGTTCTACCTCGACATCATCAAAGACCGTCAGTACACCGCGAAGGGCGACAGCCTGGCGCGTCGCAGCTGCCAGACCGCGTTGTGGCACATCGTGGAAGCGCTGGTTCGCTGGATGGCACCGATCATGTCCTTCACCGCAGATGAAATCTGGGGTTACCTGCCGGGCGATCGTGCGCAATACGTGTTTACCGAAGAGTGGTACGACGGCCTGTTTGGTCTGGCGACAGACGAAGCGCTGAATGATGCTTACTGGGCTGAACTGCTGAAAGTACGCGGTGAAGTGAACAAGGTTATCGAGCAGGCGCGTGGCGATAAACGTATCGGCGGCTCGCTGGAAGCAACGGTTACGCTGTACGCGGATGCGGAACTGGCGGCTAAATTGCAGGCGCTGGGCAATGAGCTGCGTTTTGTCCTGCTGACCTCCGGTGCCACGGTGGCGGATTACGCCACGGCGAGCGACGAAGCACAGCAGAGCGAATTGCTGAAAGGTCTGAAAATCGCCTTGCATAAAGCAGAAGGCGAGAAATGTCCGCGCTGCTGGCATTACACTACCGACGTTGGTCAGAACCCGGAACACGCGGCGGTCTGCGGACGTTGTTACACCAACGTGGTCGGCGACGGCGAAGAGCGTAAGTTTGCCTGATGAGTAAAGCTATTCTCTCAACCGGATTGCGCTGGCTGTGGCTGGTGCTGGTGGTGATTGTTGTCGATTTCGCCAGTAAGCAGTGGGTCATGAATAACATGATGCTGCACGAAACGCGGTCGCTGATGCCGTTCCTGAACCTGTTCTACGCGCACAACTATGGCGCGGCGTTCAGTTTCCTGGCGGACAAAGGTGGCTGGCAGCGCTGGTTCTTTGCCGGTATCGCGATCGCTATTGTGGTCGCGTTACTGGTGATGATGTATCGCAATCCTGCCCGCAACAAGTTAACCAACATTGCTTACGCGCTGATTATCGGCGGGGCATTAGGTAACCTGTTTGATCGTGCTTACCACGGGTTCGTGGTCGATTTTATCGACTTCTATATCGGTGACTGGCACTTCGCGACCTTCAACATCGCCGACTGCGGGATCTGCATCGGCGCGGCGCTGGTGGTGCTGGAGGGCTTCTTTAGCCCGAAAGGCAAACAGGTTAAAGATTAAGGGTAAATGATGACAGACACTGTACAGCGCGATAGCGCCCTGCTGGTGCATTTTACGCTGAAGCTGGAAGATGGCTCGACAGCGGAATCAACGCGCGCCAACGGCAAACCCGCGCTGTTTCGTCTGGGCGATGGTAGCCTGTCGGCAGCGCTGGAGCAGGAACTGCTGGGACGTAAAGTCGGCGATAAGCACGGCTTTACCCTGGCACCGGAGGATGCCTTCGGTGGCATCAGCCCGGACCTGATCCAATATTTCTCCCGTCGTGATTTTATCGATGCGGGAGAGCCGGAAGTCGGTGCCATTATGCTGTTCAGCGGCATGGGTGGCAGCGAGATGCCGGGGGTGATCCGTGAAATCTCGGGTGATTCCATCACCGTGGATTTCAACCACCCGCTGGCGGGGCAGCGCATTCAGTTTGAAATTGAAGTGCTGGAGATCGATCCGGTGCTGGAGGCCAGCGATGCAAATCCTGTTAGCTAACCCACGCGGCTTCTGCGCGGGCGTGGATCGCGCCATTAGTATC
This genomic stretch from Pantoea cypripedii harbors:
- the ileS gene encoding isoleucine--tRNA ligase; its protein translation is MSDYKSTLNLPETGFPMRGDLAKREPGMLQRWYDDNLYGIIREAKKGKKTFILHDGPPYANGSIHIGHSVNKILKDIIVKSKGMAGFDSPYVPGWDCHGLPIEHKVEQMIGKPGEKVSAAEFREACRKYAAEQVEGQKKDFIRLGVLGDWDHPYLTMNFQTEANIIRALGKIIGNGHLHKGAKPVHWCLDCRSALAEAEVEYYDKTSPSIDVMFNALDADAVRAKFGVTASEGPVSLVIWTTTPWTMPANRGISLHPEFEYQLVQIEGRSLILAKDLVESVMKRAGISEWRVLGECKGAALELQLFQHPFLENIQSKVVLGEHVTLEAGTGAVHTAPGHGPDDYVIGQKYGLETANPVGPDGAYLPGTYPTLDGVNVFKANDMIVELLKEKGALLHVEKLLHSYPHCWRHKTPIIFRATPQWFISMDQKGLRAQSLKEIKGVQWIPDWGQARIEAMVANRPDWCISRQRTWGVPMALFVHNETEQLHPDTLELMEKVAQRVEQDGIQAWWDLDPRDLMGDDADNYTKVPDTLDVWFDSGSTSYAVVDARPEFEGHSPDMYLEGSDQHRGWFMSSLMISTAMKGKAPYRQVLTHGFTVDGQGRKMSKSIGNTVAPQDVMDKLGADILRLWVASTDYSGEMAVSDEILKRSADAYRRIRNTARFLLANLSGFNPATDKVSPEEMVVLDRWAVGRAQAAQADIVESYANYDFHEVIQRLMQFCSIEMGSFYLDIIKDRQYTAKGDSLARRSCQTALWHIVEALVRWMAPIMSFTADEIWGYLPGDRAQYVFTEEWYDGLFGLATDEALNDAYWAELLKVRGEVNKVIEQARGDKRIGGSLEATVTLYADAELAAKLQALGNELRFVLLTSGATVADYATASDEAQQSELLKGLKIALHKAEGEKCPRCWHYTTDVGQNPEHAAVCGRCYTNVVGDGEERKFA
- the fkpB gene encoding FKBP-type peptidyl-prolyl cis-trans isomerase; this encodes MTDTVQRDSALLVHFTLKLEDGSTAESTRANGKPALFRLGDGSLSAALEQELLGRKVGDKHGFTLAPEDAFGGISPDLIQYFSRRDFIDAGEPEVGAIMLFSGMGGSEMPGVIREISGDSITVDFNHPLAGQRIQFEIEVLEIDPVLEASDANPVS
- the lspA gene encoding signal peptidase II; this encodes MSKAILSTGLRWLWLVLVVIVVDFASKQWVMNNMMLHETRSLMPFLNLFYAHNYGAAFSFLADKGGWQRWFFAGIAIAIVVALLVMMYRNPARNKLTNIAYALIIGGALGNLFDRAYHGFVVDFIDFYIGDWHFATFNIADCGICIGAALVVLEGFFSPKGKQVKD
- the ribF gene encoding bifunctional riboflavin kinase/FAD synthetase, which encodes MKFIRGIYNLNEQHRGCVLTIGNFDGFHRGHQALMAELIEEGRKRQLPVIVMLFEPQPLELFAGDKAPARLTRLREKLKYLQQAGVDEVLCVRFDRRFAAHSAQSFIAELLVEKLNVKFLAVGDDFRFGAGRQGDFLLLQKAGTEYGFDVISTQTFCDGVGIRISSTAVRQALAQDDFAQAQALLGHPFSISGRVVHGDALGRTIGFPTANIPLRRTVTPVKGVFAVEVLGLGDEPIPGVANIGTRPTVKGLRQQLEVHLLDTNMNLYGRHIEVVLRHKIRSEQRFASLDALKEQIAKDVVTARHFFGLKTPV
- the rpsT gene encoding 30S ribosomal protein S20; protein product: MANIKSAKKRAVTSEKRRKQNASNRSMMRTFIKKVYAAIATGDKAAAQNAFNEMQPLVDRQAAKGLIHKNKAARHKSNLTAQINKLA